The Zingiber officinale cultivar Zhangliang chromosome 2A, Zo_v1.1, whole genome shotgun sequence genomic sequence TCATGACTTACTCTTCCCCAACATCCCTGAGAATGTTGGTCAGTTGGTTTGCAATCCCTAAAGCCAAAGCTGCACTGTACACACTCTCTGTTGTCGCTTTCGACTCTTGTGCGATGCCCATCACAGGAACGCTCATCAATCCGACAGTTCCAGCGACGTAGTAGCAATAGAGATAGAGTTCGCTGAAGTTTTTATATCTAGATTTCTTTAAATCCAATCGCATTCCTTCAATCATGTCTCTAAATGGCTGAAAATCCAAACAAACAACAAGTTGTGTGCATCGGTTATTTGATATAGTAGCTCCATTAAAACAATGCCTTAATAAAAGTTGAATGCGTGCCTGGATATCGACGGGGTACTTTCTAACGGTATCGGAAAGGGCCGCATCGAGCATGTCATATGGCTGGCCTGAAAACACATCCTCCAGCCTCGATTCCCATCGGTCTAAAGCAGTAGGTGTGATTTGTGAAGCATTTGGACCATCTACAAGCTCATCGGTCCTCCTACACCACACTGAACACATCATGGCAACGTTATGCCAATGCTGGTGTTTGTGTTAACAGATTCAGTTTATCGAGTCGGTTAACAGAATCTGTTCTGTATTATGCAATAGTTTAATGGTTTAAGCAAGGCCGTTTTGGCATTGATAGCTTCGAAAGAACGGATCGAAACAAAAAGCATCGAGTATGTTGTGGTATACCATTGTTTAAGCAAGAACATGTGCAAACAAGCTATGTCTTATTCTAGCAACGTAGAATGCGATTTTGGCATGATTGTTGGGAGAAAAGGATCCAAACCAAAGCTTATAAACAACCGCTCTTCATATTCTAATGGATTATCTTGTCGTCTACTGACAGATTGTAGATGAATCCGAGCAATTAACttattaaaatctctctaaaATTACGAAAAAGGAAATTTCAAAACAAATTATTGCATCAAGATTGCTTACCATAGATTGCCCAGATAGCCTTTCTTCTCTCAGGAGTCATGAGCAGTGTCCCTGAACGCAGAAGCACAGAGAAAGCACATCAGTAAGAGTAGTGGAGGTCAGGAGGTGCAAGTTCCATGAACCTCGAGTGCTCACCCAAGTAAAAGGTCTTGGCATACTCTGCGCAGACTTCTCCACAGCGATCGTAGGCATCCTCCAACAAGCCCAGTGATCCAGGAAGTGGCGTGTCCTGCTTCTTCGCATCGACGGCAATGTTCAAGCTCAGCTGCCTCTTCACCAGTGCGGCCTGCTTCAGAACTACGTCATAGACCTTCTGCTCCGAGGAGACCACGATCTCCCCTCCGGCGCTCGTCAGCAGACTCGCAGCGCAGGGAAAAAGTGAGCTCTTTTCTGGCTCAAACCCCACGCAGGCGTACTTGGAATCAGCATAGAGCGAGCGCAAGCTCCACCTTCGATTCCTTCTCTGGATCTCCCCGTCATGATTCATTGCAGGAAACATAGGCACCTTTCCCTGTGACCGATCCCCTTCTCGAACTGCTTCCAAGAATCCTAGTCCAAC encodes the following:
- the LOC122042673 gene encoding phytoene synthase 2, chloroplastic-like isoform X1; translation: METLLLRMVSPADARVGLGFLEAVREGDRSQGKVPMFPAMNHDGEIQRRNRRWSLRSLYADSKYACVGFEPEKSSLFPCAASLLTSAGGEIVVSSEQKVYDVVLKQAALVKRQLSLNIAVDAKKQDTPLPGSLGLLEDAYDRCGEVCAEYAKTFYLGTLLMTPERRKAIWAIYVWCRRTDELVDGPNASQITPTALDRWESRLEDVFSGQPYDMLDAALSDTVRKYPVDIQARIQLLLRHCFNGATISNNRCTQLVVCLDFQPFRDMIEGMRLDLKKSRYKNFSELYLYCYYVAGTVGLMSVPVMGIAQESKATTESVYSAALALGIANQLTNILRDVGEDASRGRIYLPQDELAQAGLSDEDIFNGKVTDKWRSFMKDQIKRARVFFQEAEIGVTELNQASRWPVWASLELYRRILDEIEANDYNNFTKRAYVSKAKKFMALPIAYGRSLVRPSSLRQSNLVKA
- the LOC122042673 gene encoding phytoene synthase 2, chloroplastic-like isoform X2, which codes for METLLLRMVSPADARVGLGFLEAVREGDRSQGKVPMFPAMNHDGEIQRRNRRWSLRSLYADSKYACVGFEPEKSSLFPCAASLLTSAGGEIVVSSEQKVYDVVLKQAALVKRQLSLNIAVDAKKQDTPLPGSLGLLEDAYDRCGEVCAEYAKTFYLGTLLMTPERRKAIWAIYVWCRRTDELVDGPNASQITPTALDRWESRLEDVFSGQPYDMLDAALSDTVRKYPVDIQPFRDMIEGMRLDLKKSRYKNFSELYLYCYYVAGTVGLMSVPVMGIAQESKATTESVYSAALALGIANQLTNILRDVGEDASRGRIYLPQDELAQAGLSDEDIFNGKVTDKWRSFMKDQIKRARVFFQEAEIGVTELNQASRWPVWASLELYRRILDEIEANDYNNFTKRAYVSKAKKFMALPIAYGRSLVRPSSLRQSNLVKA